A single region of the Streptomyces sp. AM 4-1-1 genome encodes:
- a CDS encoding peptide MFS transporter produces the protein MSPTTDDIGTAGPPPGDDHAFLGQPRGLLTLSGLEVWERFSFLGMQAILVLYFADTVAHGGMGFDPGTAASVSAAYGTLVYLVSVAGGWLADRILGSYRAVLWGGILIACGHYAMAVPTPTMTWVGLGLISAGTGLLKPNVASMVGKLYRTEDERRDAGFALYYMGINIGAFLGPLITGWLGDHQGWHWGFSAAAVGMTLGLIQYVLGRRHLAGRKRDAEYALAPAPMRRAVRLIVVGAVVVAALATALALAGWLTMDRFVDALTLISVIAPIVYFVVMFRSPRVTSEERGRLRPYVVLFLASVVFNFILFQAYSTMMLLASTNARTEIFGFHFPASWYASALGAFEVALAPVVAAVWARMGTRQPHASNKIAFGVVLGGLSFLLMVLPTSGHADGTYRMAAWWIVGSYLLLGLGDILLETSGMSATTKLAPKAFASQTMALWFLSLALANGIQAQIVKLYGEVSNPAYFGVNGAVAVVAGVAVIAAAPWLRRTMHPVH, from the coding sequence TTGTCCCCCACCACAGACGACATCGGGACCGCCGGGCCACCGCCCGGCGACGACCACGCTTTCCTCGGCCAGCCACGGGGTCTGCTGACCCTGTCGGGCCTGGAGGTCTGGGAGCGGTTCTCGTTCCTCGGGATGCAGGCGATCCTGGTCCTCTACTTCGCCGACACCGTCGCGCACGGCGGCATGGGCTTCGACCCCGGGACGGCGGCCTCCGTGTCGGCCGCGTACGGCACGCTGGTCTATCTGGTCTCGGTGGCGGGCGGCTGGCTCGCCGACCGCATCCTGGGTTCGTACCGCGCCGTCCTCTGGGGCGGCATCCTCATCGCCTGCGGCCACTACGCGATGGCCGTGCCCACCCCCACCATGACCTGGGTCGGCCTCGGTCTGATCAGCGCCGGGACCGGGCTGCTCAAACCGAACGTCGCCTCCATGGTGGGCAAGCTCTACCGCACGGAGGACGAGCGCCGGGACGCCGGCTTCGCCCTCTACTACATGGGCATCAACATCGGCGCGTTCCTCGGCCCGCTGATCACCGGCTGGCTCGGTGACCACCAGGGCTGGCACTGGGGCTTCTCGGCCGCCGCCGTCGGCATGACGCTGGGCCTGATCCAGTACGTGCTGGGCCGCCGTCACCTGGCCGGACGCAAGCGCGACGCCGAGTACGCCCTCGCCCCCGCCCCGATGCGCCGCGCCGTGCGGCTGATCGTCGTCGGGGCCGTCGTGGTCGCCGCCCTCGCCACCGCGCTCGCGCTGGCCGGATGGCTGACCATGGACCGTTTCGTCGACGCGCTCACCCTCATCTCGGTGATCGCGCCGATCGTGTACTTCGTGGTGATGTTCCGGAGCCCCCGGGTGACCTCGGAGGAGCGCGGCAGGCTGCGGCCGTACGTCGTGCTCTTCCTGGCCTCGGTCGTCTTCAACTTCATCCTCTTCCAGGCGTACTCGACGATGATGCTGCTGGCGTCGACGAACGCCCGTACGGAGATCTTCGGCTTCCACTTCCCGGCCAGCTGGTACGCCTCCGCGCTGGGCGCCTTCGAGGTCGCGCTGGCTCCCGTGGTGGCCGCGGTCTGGGCCCGGATGGGCACCCGCCAGCCGCACGCCTCCAACAAGATCGCGTTCGGGGTGGTGCTCGGCGGGCTCTCGTTCCTGCTGATGGTCCTGCCGACGTCCGGGCACGCCGACGGCACGTACCGGATGGCCGCGTGGTGGATCGTCGGCTCCTACCTGCTGCTGGGGCTCGGCGACATCCTGCTGGAGACCTCGGGCATGTCCGCCACCACCAAGCTCGCCCCCAAGGCGTTCGCCAGCCAGACGATGGCCCTCTGGTTCCTCTCGCTGGCCCTCGCCAACGGCATTCAGGCACAGATCGTGAAGCTGTACGGCGAGGTGTCCAACCCCGCCTACTTCGGTGTCAATGGCGCCGTCGCGGTGGTGGCCGGTGTGGCCGTCATCGCCGCCGCACCCTGGCTCAGGCGCACCATGCACCCCGTCCACTGA
- a CDS encoding ABC transporter permease: MSRADLVHKDLPHGPRNPLWTFGILRSELGTTLRRGRTLALLGVLAAVPVLIGVAVRIETGGGGSAGAGGAGPAFFGQITNNGLFLVFAALAATLPVFLPMAVGVVAGDTIAGEAGAGTLRYLLVAPAGRTRLLLTKYAATLAFCLVATLVVAVSALVVGALLFPVGDVTTISGTRIGFGDGLLRAGLIAVVVAASLSGFAALGLFVSTLTNSGIAAMAATVGVLITVQILDTIPQLGGVHPYLFPHYWLSFSDLLREPVYWDELTKNLGLQAVYAAVFGSAAWARFTTKDITA; this comes from the coding sequence ATGTCGCGGGCTGACCTCGTACACAAGGACCTCCCGCACGGGCCGCGCAATCCGCTGTGGACGTTCGGCATCCTCCGTTCCGAACTCGGCACGACGCTCCGGCGCGGGCGCACCCTCGCCCTGCTCGGAGTGCTCGCGGCCGTACCCGTACTGATCGGCGTCGCCGTGCGGATCGAGACCGGTGGCGGCGGGTCGGCCGGGGCGGGTGGCGCCGGCCCGGCCTTCTTCGGCCAGATCACCAACAACGGCCTCTTCCTGGTCTTCGCCGCACTCGCCGCGACGCTCCCGGTCTTCCTGCCGATGGCGGTCGGCGTCGTCGCGGGCGACACGATCGCGGGCGAGGCGGGCGCGGGCACCCTGCGCTATCTGCTGGTCGCCCCGGCGGGCCGGACCAGACTGCTGCTGACCAAGTACGCCGCCACGCTGGCCTTCTGCCTGGTCGCGACCCTGGTGGTGGCGGTGTCGGCCCTCGTCGTGGGCGCGCTGCTCTTCCCGGTCGGTGACGTCACGACGATCTCCGGGACCCGGATCGGTTTCGGGGACGGGCTGCTGCGGGCGGGGCTGATCGCGGTGGTGGTGGCCGCGTCACTCAGCGGCTTCGCGGCGCTCGGGCTGTTCGTGTCGACGCTCACCAACAGCGGAATCGCGGCGATGGCGGCGACGGTCGGGGTGCTGATCACGGTGCAGATCCTGGACACGATCCCGCAGCTGGGCGGGGTCCACCCGTATCTCTTCCCGCACTACTGGCTGTCCTTCTCGGACCTGCTGCGGGAGCCGGTCTACTGGGACGAGCTGACGAAGAACCTCGGCCTGCAAGCGGTATACGCGGCGGTGTTCGGTTCGGCGGCCTGGGCGCGCTTCACCACGAAGGACATCACGGCCTGA
- a CDS encoding polyprenyl synthetase family protein produces the protein MTVVGPFGLSVRDQALEADVQAGLAAVEAGLLAATKSDVPFITEAAQHLVRAGGKRFRPLLAMLASHFGDPDAPGVVPAAVVVELTHLATLYHDDVMDEAEVRRGVDSANARWGNSVAVLTGDFLFARASHILADLGPEAVRVQAEAFERLVTGQILETAGPRDGIDPVEHYLDVISGKTGSLIAVAGRFGAMMSGADESAIDILTQYGERLGVAFQLADDVLDIASDSHESGKTPGTDLREGIPTLPVLHLRAHAAVGGGPDDLALVALLDGDLTDDARHADALRGLRAHPALEQARRDTVRYAEEARATLAPLPEGYAKAALEELCDAVVHRAG, from the coding sequence GTGACCGTCGTCGGGCCGTTCGGGCTGAGCGTGCGGGACCAGGCACTTGAGGCCGATGTCCAGGCCGGTTTGGCTGCTGTCGAGGCGGGACTGCTGGCTGCCACCAAGAGCGACGTCCCGTTCATCACGGAGGCCGCGCAGCACCTGGTCCGCGCGGGCGGGAAACGGTTCCGGCCGCTGCTGGCGATGCTCGCGTCCCACTTCGGCGACCCCGACGCACCGGGTGTCGTGCCCGCGGCCGTCGTCGTCGAACTGACGCACCTGGCGACGCTCTACCACGACGACGTGATGGACGAGGCCGAGGTCCGCCGCGGCGTCGACAGCGCCAACGCCCGCTGGGGCAACTCGGTCGCCGTGCTGACCGGCGACTTCCTCTTCGCGCGCGCCTCACACATACTGGCCGACCTCGGTCCGGAGGCCGTCCGGGTCCAGGCAGAGGCGTTCGAACGGCTGGTGACGGGCCAGATCCTGGAGACCGCGGGTCCGCGCGACGGGATCGACCCGGTCGAGCACTACCTCGATGTGATCAGCGGCAAGACCGGTTCGCTGATCGCGGTGGCCGGACGGTTCGGCGCGATGATGTCGGGCGCCGACGAGTCGGCGATCGACATCCTCACCCAGTACGGGGAGCGGCTGGGCGTCGCCTTCCAGCTCGCCGACGACGTGCTCGACATCGCGTCCGACTCCCACGAGTCCGGCAAGACCCCCGGCACCGACCTGCGCGAAGGCATCCCCACCCTGCCCGTGCTGCATCTGCGGGCGCACGCGGCGGTGGGCGGCGGGCCCGACGACCTGGCGCTGGTGGCCCTGCTCGACGGCGACCTCACCGATGACGCCAGGCACGCCGACGCGCTGCGCGGACTGCGCGCGCATCCGGCGCTGGAGCAGGCCAGGCGGGACACCGTGCGGTACGCCGAGGAGGCGCGGGCGACGCTGGCGCCGCTGCCCGAGGGCTATGCCAAGGCCGCGCTCGAAGAGCTGTGCGACGCCGTGGTGCACCGCGCGGGCTGA
- a CDS encoding TetR/AcrR family transcriptional regulator: MITSPSSLRRSERSRRATLDAALELCAEKGYGRLTVEAIAARAGVSKKTIYRWWPSKGAVILEAFTEALVGATPFVDTGDIAADLRTHLASAVNLISLPPFGPAYAGILSEAAHDRTLAEALREQLVDPRVDAAIARLLTAQEQGQVPPGADLPLAVEMLYGPLYYRHVLSKPIQDEPEIAKLVDHVLRALDATA; the protein is encoded by the coding sequence ATGATCACATCGCCGAGTTCCCTGCGCCGCAGCGAACGGTCACGGCGGGCGACCCTCGACGCCGCCCTCGAACTGTGCGCGGAGAAGGGGTACGGACGCCTCACCGTCGAGGCCATCGCGGCCAGGGCGGGCGTGAGCAAGAAGACGATCTACCGCTGGTGGCCGTCAAAAGGGGCGGTGATCCTGGAGGCGTTCACCGAGGCGCTGGTCGGGGCCACCCCGTTCGTCGACACCGGGGACATCGCGGCCGATCTGCGTACCCATCTGGCGAGCGCGGTGAATCTGATCTCGCTGCCGCCCTTCGGTCCCGCGTACGCCGGAATCCTCTCCGAGGCCGCGCACGACCGGACACTCGCCGAAGCGCTGCGCGAACAGCTGGTCGACCCCCGGGTCGACGCGGCCATCGCCCGCCTGCTCACCGCCCAGGAACAGGGCCAGGTCCCCCCGGGCGCGGACCTCCCCCTCGCGGTGGAGATGCTCTACGGCCCGCTCTACTACCGCCATGTCCTGAGCAAACCGATACAGGACGAGCCGGAGATCGCGAAGCTGGTGGACCACGTGCTGCGCGCCCTGGACGCCACCGCCTGA
- a CDS encoding CocE/NonD family hydrolase has protein sequence MLIRTTFPYETVREDIRIPLPDGTRLYARIWRPVTEEPVPALLEYLPYRLSDWTAPRDAQRHPWYAGHGYASVRVDVRGHGNSEGLPGDEYDSTELADGVAVIHWLARQEWCSGRVGMFGISWGGFNSLQLAALAPEPLKAIVTVCSTDDRYDNDVHYMGGSVLAVDMHAWAATMLAFVCRPPDPAHVGEGWRDMWLERLESVDPFIHTWLAHQTRDAYWRHGSVCEDYGAIEAHVLAVGGWHDPYRDTVLRLVEHLDPGKVRGLIGPWSHQYPDRGLPPGPAIGFLQETLRWWDQHLKGEETGVMDEPLLRSWISESHRPATVYDTLPGRWVGDTSWPSENVSPVVYALQGAPLTVRSPQHTGVDAGRFFPFGNQADLPPDQREEDARSVSFEFPVEDLPIEILGRPRVGLRVRMDVPRGQAVARLCDVAPDGSSTLVTRGALNLSARHGRDRSEDWPAGDITEDVTFELNGIGHTFPPGHRIRVAVSSSYWPWIWPQPGSAGFTLVPEGSFVELPVRRPDHDHPAGTLSFDEPEQSEPLGVSYPATLDEERPERLVVRDVARGEWRLEVDPRYGGTRVYPDGLEFTEDALETYTIQEDDPLSARTRSDWTVRLHRPDLAWDTEVLTRSEISADADDFVTTDEVVCKDGGEIVFHRTWERRIPRTAG, from the coding sequence ATGCTCATCCGCACGACGTTCCCGTACGAGACGGTCCGCGAGGACATCCGCATCCCGCTGCCGGACGGAACCCGGCTGTACGCCCGGATCTGGCGTCCGGTCACCGAGGAGCCCGTACCGGCGCTCCTCGAATACCTGCCGTACCGGCTGAGCGACTGGACGGCCCCGCGCGACGCGCAACGCCATCCCTGGTACGCGGGCCACGGCTACGCCTCGGTGCGGGTCGACGTCCGGGGCCACGGCAACAGCGAGGGGCTGCCCGGCGACGAGTACGACTCCACCGAGCTGGCCGACGGGGTGGCCGTCATCCACTGGCTCGCCCGGCAGGAGTGGTGCTCGGGCCGGGTCGGCATGTTCGGCATCTCCTGGGGCGGCTTCAACTCGCTCCAGCTCGCCGCGCTCGCCCCGGAACCGCTGAAGGCGATCGTCACCGTCTGCTCCACCGACGACCGCTACGACAACGACGTCCACTACATGGGCGGCTCGGTCCTCGCCGTCGACATGCACGCCTGGGCCGCCACCATGCTGGCCTTCGTCTGCCGCCCGCCGGACCCGGCGCACGTCGGCGAGGGCTGGCGGGACATGTGGCTGGAGCGGCTGGAGTCCGTCGACCCGTTCATCCACACCTGGCTCGCGCACCAGACCCGTGACGCCTACTGGCGGCACGGCAGCGTCTGCGAGGACTACGGCGCGATCGAGGCGCACGTCCTCGCGGTGGGCGGCTGGCACGACCCGTACCGCGACACCGTGCTGCGGCTCGTCGAACACCTCGACCCGGGGAAGGTGCGCGGGCTGATCGGGCCGTGGTCGCACCAGTACCCGGACCGGGGGCTGCCGCCGGGGCCCGCGATCGGCTTCCTCCAGGAGACCCTGCGCTGGTGGGACCAGCACCTCAAGGGCGAGGAGACCGGGGTGATGGACGAACCGCTGCTGCGCTCCTGGATCAGCGAGTCGCACCGGCCCGCCACGGTGTACGACACGCTCCCCGGCCGGTGGGTGGGCGACACGTCCTGGCCGTCGGAGAACGTCTCGCCGGTCGTGTACGCCCTCCAGGGCGCCCCGCTGACCGTCCGTTCGCCGCAGCACACCGGGGTGGACGCCGGGCGCTTCTTCCCCTTCGGCAACCAGGCCGATCTGCCGCCCGACCAGCGCGAGGAGGACGCCAGGTCGGTGTCGTTCGAGTTCCCCGTCGAGGACCTGCCGATCGAGATCCTGGGCCGGCCGAGGGTCGGGCTCCGCGTCCGGATGGACGTGCCGCGCGGCCAGGCCGTCGCCCGGCTCTGCGACGTGGCGCCGGACGGCTCGTCGACGCTGGTCACCCGGGGCGCGCTGAACCTCTCCGCGCGGCACGGCCGCGACCGGTCCGAGGACTGGCCCGCCGGGGACATCACCGAGGACGTCACCTTCGAGCTGAACGGCATCGGGCACACCTTCCCGCCCGGCCACCGCATCCGGGTCGCGGTCTCCTCCTCGTACTGGCCGTGGATCTGGCCGCAGCCGGGGTCGGCGGGCTTCACCCTCGTACCGGAGGGCAGCTTCGTCGAACTCCCGGTGCGCCGCCCCGACCACGACCACCCGGCGGGCACCCTCTCGTTCGACGAGCCGGAGCAGTCGGAGCCGCTGGGCGTCTCCTACCCGGCCACGCTCGACGAGGAGCGCCCCGAGCGGCTGGTGGTCCGCGATGTCGCCAGGGGCGAGTGGCGACTGGAGGTCGACCCCCGGTACGGCGGCACCCGCGTCTACCCGGACGGTCTCGAATTCACCGAGGACGCGCTGGAGACGTACACGATCCAGGAGGACGACCCGCTGTCGGCCCGCACCCGCTCCGACTGGACGGTCCGGCTGCACCGGCCGGACCTGGCGTGGGACACGGAGGTCCTGACGCGCTCCGAGATCAGCGCGGACGCGGACGATTTCGTCACCACCGATGAGGTGGTGTGCAAGGACGGCGGCGAGATCGTCTTCCACCGCACCTGGGAACGCCGGATTCCGCGTACGGCGGGCTGA
- a CDS encoding ABC transporter ATP-binding protein, translating into MTAEPAEPAEPAEPAGTSGPGELSRTSSPGEPSGTSGPGGPAAPVAAVIRTRGLTKRYDADRLAVDGLDLDVPAGSVFGFLGPNGSGKTTTIRMLMGLIEPTSGTAHVLGLPMPGAARTVLPQVGALIEGPALYGHLTGHDNLVRYDSADPTADPRTRRARVATALDRVGLGAAAGKRARAYSLGMKQRLGLAAALLRPRRLLVLDEPTNGLDPQGMREIRALVRELAADGTTVFLSSHLLDEIEQLCTHVAVMARGRLITQGPVDALAAGGRSRLAVTTPDPADAVRLLKELGVTDVVADGDRVTGEAPRGDVELADLNAALVRDGVRVRSFGVERASLEDAFVALTGEGFDVAG; encoded by the coding sequence ATGACCGCCGAACCCGCCGAACCCGCCGAACCCGCCGAACCCGCCGGAACGTCCGGGCCCGGGGAACTCTCCCGAACATCCAGCCCCGGGGAGCCGTCCGGAACGTCCGGTCCTGGGGGACCCGCCGCACCCGTGGCGGCCGTGATCCGTACCCGTGGCCTCACCAAGCGCTACGACGCCGACCGGCTCGCCGTCGACGGTCTCGATCTCGACGTCCCGGCGGGCAGCGTCTTCGGGTTCCTGGGCCCCAACGGCTCCGGGAAGACCACCACCATCCGGATGCTGATGGGCCTGATCGAGCCGACCTCCGGCACCGCGCACGTGCTGGGCCTGCCCATGCCCGGCGCGGCCCGTACCGTACTGCCGCAGGTCGGCGCGCTGATCGAGGGACCCGCGCTGTACGGGCACCTCACCGGCCACGACAACCTCGTACGGTACGACTCCGCCGATCCCACCGCCGACCCCCGCACCCGACGCGCGCGCGTCGCGACCGCACTGGACCGGGTCGGGCTCGGCGCCGCGGCCGGGAAGAGGGCCAGGGCGTACTCGCTCGGCATGAAACAGCGCCTCGGCCTCGCCGCCGCGCTGCTCCGGCCCCGGCGCCTCCTCGTCCTCGACGAACCGACCAACGGGCTCGACCCGCAGGGCATGCGTGAGATCCGCGCCCTCGTCCGGGAACTCGCGGCGGACGGCACCACCGTCTTCCTCTCCTCCCACCTCCTCGACGAGATCGAGCAGCTCTGCACCCACGTGGCGGTGATGGCGCGAGGCAGGCTGATCACCCAGGGACCGGTCGACGCCCTCGCGGCGGGCGGCCGGAGCCGGCTCGCCGTCACCACACCCGATCCGGCGGACGCCGTGCGCCTCCTCAAGGAACTCGGCGTCACGGACGTCGTGGCCGACGGCGACCGGGTGACCGGTGAGGCCCCGCGAGGCGACGTCGAACTGGCCGACCTGAACGCCGCGCTGGTCCGCGACGGGGTCCGCGTACGCTCCTTCGGCGTCGAGCGGGCCTCCCTGGAGGACGCCTTCGTCGCGCTCACCGGAGAGGGATTCGATGTCGCGGGCTGA
- the fahA gene encoding fumarylacetoacetase: protein MSEQSSPLDLAEGDPFGPHNLPYGVFSTPDHPDDRRVGVRVGNHVLDAGAAARALGSPYAGLLARPSLTPLLAAGRTAWRDVRRALTAWVTVPAHRADIEPLLYPVESVTMHLPYEVADYVDFYASEHHATNVGRIFRPDGEPLTPNWKHLPIGYHGRAGTVVVSGTDVVRPSGQRKSPADPAPVFGPSVKLDIEAEVGFVVGVPSERGAPVPLGDFEEHVFGLSLLNDWSARDLQAWEYVPLGPFLSKSFATSVSAWVTPLEALETARVAPPARDLPLFPYLDDTDADKPGGFDLRISVAINGQVVTEPPFASVYWTAAQQLAHMTVNGASLRTGDLYGSGTVSGPEAGQRGSLLELTWNGRDPLELPDGKRAFLEDGDTVTMTAWAPGPDGTRVGLGEVTGRVVPSS, encoded by the coding sequence ATGTCCGAGCAGAGCAGCCCGCTCGATCTGGCCGAGGGCGATCCCTTCGGTCCGCACAACCTTCCGTACGGTGTGTTCTCCACCCCCGACCACCCCGACGACCGCCGGGTCGGCGTCCGCGTCGGCAACCACGTGCTGGACGCCGGGGCCGCCGCCCGCGCACTGGGCTCGCCCTACGCCGGACTGCTCGCGCGGCCCAGCCTGACACCGCTGCTCGCCGCGGGCCGCACCGCCTGGCGTGACGTGCGACGGGCGCTGACCGCCTGGGTGACGGTGCCCGCGCACCGTGCGGACATCGAGCCGCTGCTGTACCCGGTGGAGTCGGTGACGATGCATCTGCCGTACGAGGTCGCGGACTACGTCGACTTCTACGCGAGCGAGCACCACGCCACCAACGTCGGCCGGATCTTCCGCCCGGACGGCGAGCCGCTGACGCCGAACTGGAAGCACCTGCCGATCGGTTACCACGGCCGGGCCGGGACGGTCGTCGTCTCCGGCACGGACGTGGTGCGCCCGTCCGGGCAGCGCAAGTCCCCGGCCGACCCGGCCCCGGTCTTCGGACCGTCCGTCAAGCTGGACATCGAGGCGGAGGTCGGCTTCGTCGTCGGAGTGCCGTCCGAGCGGGGCGCACCGGTCCCGCTGGGCGACTTCGAGGAGCACGTCTTCGGGCTGTCGCTGCTCAACGACTGGTCGGCGCGCGACCTCCAGGCGTGGGAGTACGTCCCGCTGGGCCCCTTCCTCAGCAAGTCGTTCGCCACCTCGGTGTCGGCGTGGGTGACCCCGCTGGAGGCACTGGAGACCGCGAGGGTCGCCCCGCCCGCCAGGGACCTCCCGCTCTTCCCGTACCTGGACGACACGGACGCCGACAAGCCCGGCGGTTTCGACCTGCGCATCTCGGTCGCGATCAACGGACAGGTCGTCACGGAACCGCCGTTCGCCTCCGTGTACTGGACGGCCGCCCAGCAGCTCGCGCACATGACGGTGAACGGCGCCTCGCTGCGCACCGGCGACCTCTACGGCTCCGGCACGGTCAGCGGACCCGAGGCCGGTCAGCGCGGCTCGCTCCTGGAACTCACCTGGAACGGCCGCGACCCGCTGGAACTCCCCGACGGCAAGCGGGCGTTCCTGGAGGACGGCGACACCGTGACCATGACCGCGTGGGCGCCCGGCCCGGACGGCACGAGGGTCGGTCTCGGTGAGGTGACCGGTCGCGTCGTCCCGTCGTCATGA
- a CDS encoding DUF2092 domain-containing protein, with the protein MAPNDSVETTGTATDRAADTVTGPVRTRRKAVRYVVPVAVAGVAAATIGLVPALADSGDPELPTISAQELVEKIAASDTQRLSGMVKVSTDLGIPSLDGLAGGLLQGGAGSGGDGSSAAPDAKLTELASGTHTLRIAADGPDRQRVSILEKTGEYSLIHNAGQVWAYDSGSNEAYHATAPTADRAGGAGHGGKHAVPDGVPTTPKAFAEQALKAADDTTSVTVDGTARVAGRDAYRLVIKPKGSGSTIGAIRVAVDAKTGTPLKFTLSASDGGKAAVDVGFTKVDFGKPDASQFTFTPPKGAKVTEADGPKTGRQDDKADEKAVGKALKDLTGLGGGDLTNGQGLKVVGEGWTSVAEITAPGVEGLAGATSDDVPAEAGQFLDALGDHVNGTFGSGTVFKTRLVNALVTDGGKVYVGAVTKDALVRAADEAR; encoded by the coding sequence ATGGCACCGAACGACAGCGTGGAGACCACCGGTACGGCCACGGACCGGGCCGCCGACACGGTCACCGGCCCGGTCAGGACGCGGCGCAAGGCCGTGCGGTACGTCGTGCCGGTCGCGGTGGCGGGAGTGGCGGCGGCGACGATCGGGCTGGTCCCGGCGCTCGCGGATTCCGGTGACCCGGAGCTGCCCACGATCAGCGCGCAGGAACTCGTCGAGAAGATCGCCGCGTCGGACACCCAGCGGCTCTCCGGCATGGTGAAGGTCAGCACCGACCTCGGCATCCCGTCGCTGGACGGGCTCGCGGGCGGGCTCCTCCAGGGCGGGGCCGGGAGCGGGGGCGACGGTTCGAGCGCCGCGCCGGACGCCAAGCTCACGGAGCTGGCCTCGGGCACGCACACCCTGCGGATCGCCGCCGACGGACCCGACAGGCAGCGGGTGTCGATCCTGGAGAAGACCGGCGAGTACAGCCTCATCCACAACGCGGGCCAGGTCTGGGCGTACGACAGCGGGAGCAACGAGGCGTACCACGCCACCGCCCCCACCGCCGACCGGGCGGGCGGCGCAGGACACGGCGGGAAGCACGCCGTTCCGGACGGCGTGCCGACCACCCCGAAGGCGTTCGCCGAGCAGGCGCTGAAGGCGGCGGACGACACCACGTCGGTCACCGTCGACGGCACGGCGCGGGTCGCCGGGCGGGACGCGTACCGGCTGGTGATCAAGCCCAAGGGCTCCGGTTCGACGATCGGCGCGATCAGGGTCGCGGTGGACGCGAAGACCGGTACCCCGCTGAAGTTCACGCTCAGCGCGAGCGACGGCGGCAAGGCGGCGGTCGACGTCGGCTTCACCAAGGTCGACTTCGGGAAGCCGGACGCCTCCCAGTTCACGTTCACCCCGCCCAAGGGCGCCAAGGTGACCGAGGCCGACGGTCCGAAGACCGGCCGGCAGGACGACAAGGCGGACGAGAAGGCGGTCGGCAAGGCGCTCAAGGACCTGACCGGGCTGGGCGGCGGCGACCTGACGAACGGCCAGGGGCTGAAGGTCGTCGGCGAGGGCTGGACCTCGGTCGCCGAGATCACGGCGCCGGGCGTCGAGGGACTGGCCGGGGCCACCTCCGACGACGTACCGGCCGAGGCGGGCCAGTTCCTCGACGCGCTCGGCGACCACGTCAACGGCACGTTCGGCTCCGGCACGGTCTTCAAGACCCGTCTGGTGAACGCGCTGGTGACGGACGGCGGCAAGGTGTACGTCGGTGCGGTGACCAAGGACGCGCTGGTGAGGGCGGCCGACGAGGCGCGCTGA